The nucleotide window TGGGGATGACAATATTTTGTGTCATAGACCACCAAAAGAACGCCCAAGACGTCAATTTGAATTTGGGTAGGACTAAACTCATAACATTTGGGAACCCGAGTGCAGGTACGGTATTGATGCAAAAAGACCGTGAAATAGGTTATGACTTGCCCTTAAGGGTCTTAGCCTGGGAGGACGAAGGAAAGGTCTTTTTA belongs to Stygiolobus caldivivus and includes:
- a CDS encoding DUF302 domain-containing protein gives rise to the protein MHRVECKDSFENCEKKLINNISGLGMTIFCVIDHQKNAQDVNLNLGRTKLITFGNPSAGTVLMQKDREIGYDLPLRVLAWEDEGKVFLTYKMPSEIAKEYNISDEVLKKMDAVFNKLIESVIG